The genomic interval CCACTTCTGCACAGAAGGTAAGCTGTGACACCATCAAGTAGTGCAGCAGGGAGGTCAAAAGGCTGATGGAGAATGACACCAGGGCCAACAAGCAACAGAAGCGGGGGCTGATGATGACCAGGTAGTGCAGAGGGTGACAGATGGCCACCaaccggtcataggccatcactgtcAGAAGGAGACTctccaaaaaggcaaaaagagaaaaaaaggtcaGTTGAGTTAGGCAGCCTGCATAGGTGATGGATTTGCTGTGTGTCTGGAGGTTCACTAGGGTCTTGGGGATGGTAGTGGTGCTGAAACTGACATCAGTCAATGATAGGTTAGAAAGGAAGGTGTACATGGGGATGTGGAGGTGGGAATCAGAGATGACAGCCAGGATGATGAGCAGGTTCCCAAGCACAGTGACCAGGTAGATGGACAGGAAGAGTCCAAAGAGGAGGGGCTGCAGGTCTGGATCATCTGAGAGGCCCAGGAGGAGGAATTCTGAGACACCTGTTAGATTCGGTGGTTTCATGTTGATGGGACACCTTTCAAAAAAAGTAGAGAGTATTGAATACACAAAACAATGGTAGAGGCACCTAGATAAGTGTCCAAACTGGATTTAATCAAT from Dama dama isolate Ldn47 chromosome 9, ASM3311817v1, whole genome shotgun sequence carries:
- the LOC133061247 gene encoding olfactory receptor 7E178-like codes for the protein MKPPNLTGVSEFLLLGLSDDPDLQPLLFGLFLSIYLVTVLGNLLIILAVISDSHLHIPMYTFLSNLSLTDVSFSTTTIPKTLVNLQTHSKSITYAGCLTQLTFFSLFAFLESLLLTVMAYDRLVAICHPLHYLVIISPRFCCLLALVSFSISLLTSLLHYLMVSQLTFCAEVEIPHFFCELSQLLNLSCSDTFINNMLIYFIGAVLGGVPLSGIIYSYTRIISSILRVSSSDGKYKAFSTCGSHLSVVCLFYGTGLGVYLSSTVSSSLRRGAVASVMYTVVTPMLNPFIYSLRNKDIKSALWRIIIRKA